The window TCGTAGCGGGACGTGATGCCTTCGCCCAAAATGGCAATGTAAACGTCGTGCCCTTCTTGGGTTAGTCGAGCGATAGTGCCACCGCAACCAAGGACTTCGTCATCGGGGTGCGCAGCCACAACTAAAATATTCATGAAACAGAAGCAATTAAACC of the Acetomicrobium sp. S15 = DSM 107314 genome contains:
- a CDS encoding PIG-L family deacetylase gives rise to the protein MNILVVAAHPDDEVLGCGGTIARLTQEGHDVYIAILGEGITSRY